One Sylvia atricapilla isolate bSylAtr1 chromosome 24, bSylAtr1.pri, whole genome shotgun sequence genomic window carries:
- the LOC136371382 gene encoding gap junction beta-5 protein-like, with amino-acid sequence MNWGVFEGLLSGVNKYSTAFGRIWLSVVFIFRLLVYLVAAEKVWSDDHKDFECNTRQPGCTNVCFDHFFPVSHIRLWALQLILVTCPSLLVIMHVAYREAREQRLRETKGDNYRCIYPNPGKKRGGLWWTYLLSLIFKAGVDVVFLYIFFRFYRNYTLPRVVKCELPPCPNVVDCFISQPTEKNIFTVFMVVTTCVCVVLNLIEATYLIGKRCHECQQARGGDSRRHSHDTSADPTGTGGQVFHGPDYRLHTAAIPLTASCPSTLSEDEAGS; translated from the coding sequence ATGAACTGGGGGGTGTTCGAGGGGCTCCTCAGCGGCGTCAACAAGTACTCCACAGCCTTCGGCCGCATCTGGCTCTCCGTGGTCTTCATCTTCCGCCTGCTGGTTTATCTGGTGGCGGCCGAGAAGGTCTGGAGCGATGACCACAAGGACTTCGAGTGCAACACGAGGCAGCCGGGCTGCACCAACGTCTGCTTTGACCACTTCTTCCCCGTCTCCCACATCCGCCTCTGGGCCCTGCAGCTCATCCTGGTGACGTGCCCGTCCCTCCTGGTCATCATGCACGTGGCCTACCGGGAggccagggagcagaggctcCGCGAGACCAAAGGGGACAATTACCGCTGCATCTACCCCAACCCCGGCAAGAAGCGGGGTGGGCTCTGGTGGACGTACCTGCTCAGCCTCATCTTCAAGGCTGGCGTGGACGTGGTCTTCCTCTACATCTTCTTCCGCTTCTACAGGAACTACACCCTGCCCCGGGTGGTGAAGTGCGAGCTGCCGCCCTGCCCCAACGTGGTGGACTGCTTCATCTCCCAGCCCACTGAGAAGAACATCTTCACCGTCTTCATGGTGGTCACCACCTGCGTCTGCGTGGTGCTGAACCTCATCGAGGCCACCTACCTGATCGGGAAACGATGCCACGAGTGCCAGCAGGccagaggaggggacagccggcGGCACAGCCATGACACCAGCGCCGACCCCACGGGCACTGGTGGGCAGGTGTTCCACGGGCCAGACTACAGACTCCACACAGCTGCCATCCCTCTCAcagcctcctgccccagcacactGTCTGAGGATGAGGCTGGTTCCTAG
- the GJB3 gene encoding gap junction beta-3 protein isoform X2, with amino-acid sequence MDWKTLQALLSGVNKYSTAFSRIWLSVVFVFRVLVYVVAAERVWGDEQKDFDCNTRQPGCTNVCYDHFFPISHIRLWALQLIFVTCPSLLVIMHVAYREDRERKNREKNGENCPKLYSNTGKKHGGLWWTYLFSLFFKLVIEIVFLYLLHKMWDSFDLPRLVKCTNVDPCPNTVDCYIARPTEKRIFTYFMVGASSICIVLTVCEIFYLIFKRAVQSVRKWRKSTKRSVSYSKASTCHCHVKSEEKDKSQPREEP; translated from the exons ATGGATTGGAAAACGCTGCAGGCGCTGCTCAGCGGGGTCAACAAGTACTCCACAGCCTTCAGCCGCATCTGGCTCTCCGTGGTGTTTGTCTTCCGTGTGCTGGTCTACGTGGTGGCAGCTGAGCGGGTCTGGGGCGACGAGCAGAAGGACTTTGACTGCAACACGAGGCAGCCGGGCTGCACCAACGTGTGTTATGACCACTTCTTCCCCATCTCCCACATCCGCCTCTGGGCCCTGCAGCTCATCTTTGTCACTTGTCCTTCCCTCCTGGTCATCATGCACGTGGCCTACCGGGAGGACCGGGAGAGGAAGAACCGGGAGAAGAATGGAGAGAATTGCCCCAAGCTTTACAGCAACACAGGCAAGAAGCACGGCGGGCTGTGGTGGACCTACCTGTTCAGCCTCTTCTTCAAGCTTGTCATAGAGATCGTGTTCCTCTACCTCCTTCACAAAATGTGGGACAGCTTCGATTTGCCACGGCTGGTCAAGTGCACCAACGTGGATCCCTGTCCCAACACCGTGGACTGCTACATCGCTCGGCCGACCGAGAAAAGGATCTTCACCTATTTCATGGTCGGAGCCTCCTCCATCTGCATTGTCCTCACTGTCTGTGAGATCTTCTACCTCATCTTCAAGCGAGCTGTCCAGAGTGTAAGGAAGTGGAGGAAATCCACCAAGCGCTCCGTCAGCTACAGCAAGGCCTCCACCTGCCACTGCCACGTCAAGTCAGAGGAGAAGGACAAGTCCCAGCCTAG AGAAGAGCCGTGA
- the GJB3 gene encoding gap junction beta-3 protein isoform X1 — protein MDWKTLQALLSGVNKYSTAFSRIWLSVVFVFRVLVYVVAAERVWGDEQKDFDCNTRQPGCTNVCYDHFFPISHIRLWALQLIFVTCPSLLVIMHVAYREDRERKNREKNGENCPKLYSNTGKKHGGLWWTYLFSLFFKLVIEIVFLYLLHKMWDSFDLPRLVKCTNVDPCPNTVDCYIARPTEKRIFTYFMVGASSICIVLTVCEIFYLIFKRAVQSVRKWRKSTKRSVSYSKASTCHCHVKSEEKDKSQPRSVAALTAI, from the coding sequence ATGGATTGGAAAACGCTGCAGGCGCTGCTCAGCGGGGTCAACAAGTACTCCACAGCCTTCAGCCGCATCTGGCTCTCCGTGGTGTTTGTCTTCCGTGTGCTGGTCTACGTGGTGGCAGCTGAGCGGGTCTGGGGCGACGAGCAGAAGGACTTTGACTGCAACACGAGGCAGCCGGGCTGCACCAACGTGTGTTATGACCACTTCTTCCCCATCTCCCACATCCGCCTCTGGGCCCTGCAGCTCATCTTTGTCACTTGTCCTTCCCTCCTGGTCATCATGCACGTGGCCTACCGGGAGGACCGGGAGAGGAAGAACCGGGAGAAGAATGGAGAGAATTGCCCCAAGCTTTACAGCAACACAGGCAAGAAGCACGGCGGGCTGTGGTGGACCTACCTGTTCAGCCTCTTCTTCAAGCTTGTCATAGAGATCGTGTTCCTCTACCTCCTTCACAAAATGTGGGACAGCTTCGATTTGCCACGGCTGGTCAAGTGCACCAACGTGGATCCCTGTCCCAACACCGTGGACTGCTACATCGCTCGGCCGACCGAGAAAAGGATCTTCACCTATTTCATGGTCGGAGCCTCCTCCATCTGCATTGTCCTCACTGTCTGTGAGATCTTCTACCTCATCTTCAAGCGAGCTGTCCAGAGTGTAAGGAAGTGGAGGAAATCCACCAAGCGCTCCGTCAGCTACAGCAAGGCCTCCACCTGCCACTGCCACGTCAAGTCAGAGGAGAAGGACAAGTCCCAGCCTAGGTCTGTGGCAGCTCTGACTGCTATCTGA